The Syngnathus typhle isolate RoL2023-S1 ecotype Sweden linkage group LG3, RoL_Styp_1.0, whole genome shotgun sequence genome window below encodes:
- the pax5 gene encoding paired box protein Pax-5 isoform X3, protein MMDPQGPRRRALRQGRAGHGGVNQLGGVFVNGRPLPDVVRQRIVELAHQGVRPCDISRQLRVSHGCVSKILGRYYETGSIRPGVIGGSKPKVATPKVVDKIADYKRQNPTMFAWEIRDRLLAERVCDNDSVPSVSSINRIIRTKVQQPPGQTGSVAAHNLATSVAATQVSAVTSDSAGSSYSISGILGISSAADIGKRKRDEGLQESPLANGHSHSGRDFLRKQMRGELFSPQQIETSDYSSMASLASGLDEMKNSLANPGTGAELGGSVAGPQSYSLVPGRDLASTTLPGYPPHVPPTGQGSYSTPSLTGMVPGGDFSGSPYSHPQYSTYNESWRFPNPSLLVFQQDYGSILGTEIGCSSSLFTSQAGQMQGSPYYYSATSRGAGPAATATATAYDRH, encoded by the exons gacaTGGCGGCGTGAACCAGCTTGGGGGTGTATTTGTAAACGGCCGACCTCTTCCCGATGTTGTGCGACAGCGAATAGTTGAACTCGCCCACCAAGGTGTGCGTCCCTGCGACATCTCCCGCCAACTTCGGGTCAGCCACGGATGTGTCAGCAAAATACTGGGAAG GTACTATGAAACGGGCAGTATTCGGCCTGGTGTCATCGGGGGATCCAAACCAAAGGTTGCTACGCCCAAAGTGGTCGACAAGATCGCCGATTACAAACGCCAAAACCCCACCATGTTTGCCTGGGAGATCCGAGACAGGCTCCTGGCCGAGAGAGTGTGCGACAACGACAGCGTGCCCAGCGTCAGCTCCATCAACAG GATCATTCGGACCAAGGTTCAGCAGCCACCGGGTCAAACGGGCTCAGTAGCGGCTCACAATTTAG CGACATCAGTGGCGGCTACGCAGGTCTCTGCGGTGACCAGCGACTCTGCCGGCTCTTCGTATTCCATCAGCGGCATTCTGGGTATCAGCTCAGCTGCTGATATTGGCAAGAGGAAGCGGGATGAAG GTCTGCAGGAGTCGCCGCTGGCCAATGGGCACAGCCACAGCGGGCGGGACTTCCTCAGGAAGCAGATGAGAGGGGAGCTGTTCTCGCCGCAGCAGATCGAG ACATCGGATTACTCCTCCATGGCCTCGCTAGCCAGTGGACTGGACGAGATGAAGAACAGTTTGGCCAATCCTGGCACCGGGGCGGAATTAGGAGGCAGCGTGGCCGGCCCACAATCCTATTCACTAGTTCCAG GTCGAGACCTTGCCAGCACCACCCTGCCAGGCTACCCTCCTCACGTCCCCCCCACGGGACAGGGCAGCTACTCCACCCCCTCGCTCACTGGCATGGTACCAG GAGGAGATTTCTCTGGAAGCCCCTATTCCCATCCACAGTATTCCACATACAATGAATCCTGGAGATTTCCTAACCCCAGTTTATTAG TGTTTCAGCAAGACTACGGCTCCATCTTGGGTACTGAAATCGGTTGTTCCTCCAGTCTCTTTACCAGCCAGGCGGGACAGATGCAAG GGTCGCCGTACTACTACAGTGCGACATCACGTGGGGCGGGACCCGCTGCCACGGCCACGGCCACAGCGTACGACCGCCACTGA
- the pax5 gene encoding paired box protein Pax-5 isoform X1, producing the protein MMDPQGPRRRALRQGRAGHGGVNQLGGVFVNGRPLPDVVRQRIVELAHQGVRPCDISRQLRVSHGCVSKILGRYYETGSIRPGVIGGSKPKVATPKVVDKIADYKRQNPTMFAWEIRDRLLAERVCDNDSVPSVSSINRIIRTKVQQPPGQTGSVAAHNLATSVAATQVSAVTSDSAGSSYSISGILGISSAADIGKRKRDEGLQESPLANGHSHSGRDFLRKQMRGELFSPQQIEVLDRLFDRQPSCPIQSSSDLYASPDPGKTSDYSSMASLASGLDEMKNSLANPGTGAELGGSVAGPQSYSLVPGRDLASTTLPGYPPHVPPTGQGSYSTPSLTGMVPGGDFSGSPYSHPQYSTYNESWRFPNPSLLVFQQDYGSILGTEIGCSSSLFTSQAGQMQGSPYYYSATSRGAGPAATATATAYDRH; encoded by the exons gacaTGGCGGCGTGAACCAGCTTGGGGGTGTATTTGTAAACGGCCGACCTCTTCCCGATGTTGTGCGACAGCGAATAGTTGAACTCGCCCACCAAGGTGTGCGTCCCTGCGACATCTCCCGCCAACTTCGGGTCAGCCACGGATGTGTCAGCAAAATACTGGGAAG GTACTATGAAACGGGCAGTATTCGGCCTGGTGTCATCGGGGGATCCAAACCAAAGGTTGCTACGCCCAAAGTGGTCGACAAGATCGCCGATTACAAACGCCAAAACCCCACCATGTTTGCCTGGGAGATCCGAGACAGGCTCCTGGCCGAGAGAGTGTGCGACAACGACAGCGTGCCCAGCGTCAGCTCCATCAACAG GATCATTCGGACCAAGGTTCAGCAGCCACCGGGTCAAACGGGCTCAGTAGCGGCTCACAATTTAG CGACATCAGTGGCGGCTACGCAGGTCTCTGCGGTGACCAGCGACTCTGCCGGCTCTTCGTATTCCATCAGCGGCATTCTGGGTATCAGCTCAGCTGCTGATATTGGCAAGAGGAAGCGGGATGAAG GTCTGCAGGAGTCGCCGCTGGCCAATGGGCACAGCCACAGCGGGCGGGACTTCCTCAGGAAGCAGATGAGAGGGGAGCTGTTCTCGCCGCAGCAGATCGAGGTATTGGACCGCCTGTTTGACAGACAGCCATCCTGTCCGATCCAATCCAGCTCTGACCTCTATGCGAGCCCAGACCCTGGCAAG ACATCGGATTACTCCTCCATGGCCTCGCTAGCCAGTGGACTGGACGAGATGAAGAACAGTTTGGCCAATCCTGGCACCGGGGCGGAATTAGGAGGCAGCGTGGCCGGCCCACAATCCTATTCACTAGTTCCAG GTCGAGACCTTGCCAGCACCACCCTGCCAGGCTACCCTCCTCACGTCCCCCCCACGGGACAGGGCAGCTACTCCACCCCCTCGCTCACTGGCATGGTACCAG GAGGAGATTTCTCTGGAAGCCCCTATTCCCATCCACAGTATTCCACATACAATGAATCCTGGAGATTTCCTAACCCCAGTTTATTAG TGTTTCAGCAAGACTACGGCTCCATCTTGGGTACTGAAATCGGTTGTTCCTCCAGTCTCTTTACCAGCCAGGCGGGACAGATGCAAG GGTCGCCGTACTACTACAGTGCGACATCACGTGGGGCGGGACCCGCTGCCACGGCCACGGCCACAGCGTACGACCGCCACTGA
- the pax5 gene encoding paired box protein Pax-5 isoform X2: MEIHCKHDPFAAMHRHGGVNQLGGVFVNGRPLPDVVRQRIVELAHQGVRPCDISRQLRVSHGCVSKILGRYYETGSIRPGVIGGSKPKVATPKVVDKIADYKRQNPTMFAWEIRDRLLAERVCDNDSVPSVSSINRIIRTKVQQPPGQTGSVAAHNLATSVAATQVSAVTSDSAGSSYSISGILGISSAADIGKRKRDEGLQESPLANGHSHSGRDFLRKQMRGELFSPQQIEVLDRLFDRQPSCPIQSSSDLYASPDPGKTSDYSSMASLASGLDEMKNSLANPGTGAELGGSVAGPQSYSLVPGRDLASTTLPGYPPHVPPTGQGSYSTPSLTGMVPGGDFSGSPYSHPQYSTYNESWRFPNPSLLVFQQDYGSILGTEIGCSSSLFTSQAGQMQGSPYYYSATSRGAGPAATATATAYDRH; encoded by the exons gacaTGGCGGCGTGAACCAGCTTGGGGGTGTATTTGTAAACGGCCGACCTCTTCCCGATGTTGTGCGACAGCGAATAGTTGAACTCGCCCACCAAGGTGTGCGTCCCTGCGACATCTCCCGCCAACTTCGGGTCAGCCACGGATGTGTCAGCAAAATACTGGGAAG GTACTATGAAACGGGCAGTATTCGGCCTGGTGTCATCGGGGGATCCAAACCAAAGGTTGCTACGCCCAAAGTGGTCGACAAGATCGCCGATTACAAACGCCAAAACCCCACCATGTTTGCCTGGGAGATCCGAGACAGGCTCCTGGCCGAGAGAGTGTGCGACAACGACAGCGTGCCCAGCGTCAGCTCCATCAACAG GATCATTCGGACCAAGGTTCAGCAGCCACCGGGTCAAACGGGCTCAGTAGCGGCTCACAATTTAG CGACATCAGTGGCGGCTACGCAGGTCTCTGCGGTGACCAGCGACTCTGCCGGCTCTTCGTATTCCATCAGCGGCATTCTGGGTATCAGCTCAGCTGCTGATATTGGCAAGAGGAAGCGGGATGAAG GTCTGCAGGAGTCGCCGCTGGCCAATGGGCACAGCCACAGCGGGCGGGACTTCCTCAGGAAGCAGATGAGAGGGGAGCTGTTCTCGCCGCAGCAGATCGAGGTATTGGACCGCCTGTTTGACAGACAGCCATCCTGTCCGATCCAATCCAGCTCTGACCTCTATGCGAGCCCAGACCCTGGCAAG ACATCGGATTACTCCTCCATGGCCTCGCTAGCCAGTGGACTGGACGAGATGAAGAACAGTTTGGCCAATCCTGGCACCGGGGCGGAATTAGGAGGCAGCGTGGCCGGCCCACAATCCTATTCACTAGTTCCAG GTCGAGACCTTGCCAGCACCACCCTGCCAGGCTACCCTCCTCACGTCCCCCCCACGGGACAGGGCAGCTACTCCACCCCCTCGCTCACTGGCATGGTACCAG GAGGAGATTTCTCTGGAAGCCCCTATTCCCATCCACAGTATTCCACATACAATGAATCCTGGAGATTTCCTAACCCCAGTTTATTAG TGTTTCAGCAAGACTACGGCTCCATCTTGGGTACTGAAATCGGTTGTTCCTCCAGTCTCTTTACCAGCCAGGCGGGACAGATGCAAG GGTCGCCGTACTACTACAGTGCGACATCACGTGGGGCGGGACCCGCTGCCACGGCCACGGCCACAGCGTACGACCGCCACTGA
- the pax5 gene encoding paired box protein Pax-5 isoform X4, which yields MEIHCKHDPFAAMHRHGGVNQLGGVFVNGRPLPDVVRQRIVELAHQGVRPCDISRQLRVSHGCVSKILGRYYETGSIRPGVIGGSKPKVATPKVVDKIADYKRQNPTMFAWEIRDRLLAERVCDNDSVPSVSSINRIIRTKVQQPPGQTGSVAAHNLATSVAATQVSAVTSDSAGSSYSISGILGISSAADIGKRKRDEGLQESPLANGHSHSGRDFLRKQMRGELFSPQQIETSDYSSMASLASGLDEMKNSLANPGTGAELGGSVAGPQSYSLVPGRDLASTTLPGYPPHVPPTGQGSYSTPSLTGMVPGGDFSGSPYSHPQYSTYNESWRFPNPSLLVFQQDYGSILGTEIGCSSSLFTSQAGQMQGSPYYYSATSRGAGPAATATATAYDRH from the exons gacaTGGCGGCGTGAACCAGCTTGGGGGTGTATTTGTAAACGGCCGACCTCTTCCCGATGTTGTGCGACAGCGAATAGTTGAACTCGCCCACCAAGGTGTGCGTCCCTGCGACATCTCCCGCCAACTTCGGGTCAGCCACGGATGTGTCAGCAAAATACTGGGAAG GTACTATGAAACGGGCAGTATTCGGCCTGGTGTCATCGGGGGATCCAAACCAAAGGTTGCTACGCCCAAAGTGGTCGACAAGATCGCCGATTACAAACGCCAAAACCCCACCATGTTTGCCTGGGAGATCCGAGACAGGCTCCTGGCCGAGAGAGTGTGCGACAACGACAGCGTGCCCAGCGTCAGCTCCATCAACAG GATCATTCGGACCAAGGTTCAGCAGCCACCGGGTCAAACGGGCTCAGTAGCGGCTCACAATTTAG CGACATCAGTGGCGGCTACGCAGGTCTCTGCGGTGACCAGCGACTCTGCCGGCTCTTCGTATTCCATCAGCGGCATTCTGGGTATCAGCTCAGCTGCTGATATTGGCAAGAGGAAGCGGGATGAAG GTCTGCAGGAGTCGCCGCTGGCCAATGGGCACAGCCACAGCGGGCGGGACTTCCTCAGGAAGCAGATGAGAGGGGAGCTGTTCTCGCCGCAGCAGATCGAG ACATCGGATTACTCCTCCATGGCCTCGCTAGCCAGTGGACTGGACGAGATGAAGAACAGTTTGGCCAATCCTGGCACCGGGGCGGAATTAGGAGGCAGCGTGGCCGGCCCACAATCCTATTCACTAGTTCCAG GTCGAGACCTTGCCAGCACCACCCTGCCAGGCTACCCTCCTCACGTCCCCCCCACGGGACAGGGCAGCTACTCCACCCCCTCGCTCACTGGCATGGTACCAG GAGGAGATTTCTCTGGAAGCCCCTATTCCCATCCACAGTATTCCACATACAATGAATCCTGGAGATTTCCTAACCCCAGTTTATTAG TGTTTCAGCAAGACTACGGCTCCATCTTGGGTACTGAAATCGGTTGTTCCTCCAGTCTCTTTACCAGCCAGGCGGGACAGATGCAAG GGTCGCCGTACTACTACAGTGCGACATCACGTGGGGCGGGACCCGCTGCCACGGCCACGGCCACAGCGTACGACCGCCACTGA